AACTGGCGAAGAACCTCGACGGCACCGAATTCACCCTGGCCGTGCCGGACTACGTGTGGGACGCCGGCGTGCACGACTTCGCCGACCTGAACAAGTACGCCGACAAGTTCGACAAGAAGATCTACGGCATCGGCTCCGGCGCGCCGGCCAACATTTCCTTGCAGGAGATGATCAAGAAGGACGACTTCGGCATGGGCCAGTGGAAACTGATCGAGTCCAGCGAACAGGCGATGCTCGCCGAAGTGTCGCGGGCGGTGAAGAAACAGAAGTTCGTCACCTTCCTCGGCTGGACGCCGCACCCGATGAACGTCCAACTGAAAATGCATTACCTCAAGGGCGGCGAGAAGTACTTCGGCGACACCGGCAGCGTCCACACCCTGACCCGCAAAGGCTACGCCGAGGCCTGCCCGAACGTGGGCAGGCTGCTGACCAACCTGTCGTTCACCCAGCAGATGGAGAACAGCATCATGGCCGAGGTGGTGAACAAGAAGATCAGCAACGCCGACGCGGCCAAGGCGTGGATCAAGGCCAACCCGGCGGTGCTGGAGAAATGGCTGGACGGGGTGAAGACCGTGGACGGCAAAGACGCGCTGCCTGCGGTCAGGGCCCGACTCTGAATTGCCTGGGGCGAGCGGCAAGCGGTAAGCGGTAAGCGGTAAGCGGTAAGCGGTAAGCGGTAAGCGGCAAGCCGTAAGCGGCAAGCCGTAAGCTGCAAGCCGTAAGCTGCAAGCCGTAAGCCACCTGTGAGGGTGTGTGCCTGATACCCTTGCGCAAAATTCCATCCGAGAGGATCCATGGCCCTCCCCAGCCGCCGTTCACTGCTGCCCTTCCTGACCTGGCTGCCCCGGCAAACCCGCGCCAGCGTCGGACGCGACCTGATCGTCGGCCTCAGCGGCGCGATCCTCGCGCTGCCCCAGTCGGTCGCCTACGCCCTGATCGCCGGCCTGCCGCCGGAGTACGGGCTGTATGCGGCAATCGTTCCGGTGCTGATCGCCTGCCTGTGGGGCTCGTCCTGGCACCTGATCTGCGGGCCGACGGCGGCGATCTCGATCGTGCTGTACGCCAGCGTCAGCCCGTTGGCCGTCCCCGCCTCGCAGGACTACGTCACCCTGATCCTGCTGCTGACCTTCCTGGCCGGGATCTTCCAGTGGCTGCTCGGCCTGCTGCGCTTCGGCGCCCTGGTGAACTTCGTGTCGCACTCGGTGGTGCTCGGCTTCACCCTCGGTGCGGCGGTGGTGATCGCCGTCGGCCAGTTGCCGAACCTGCTGGGCCTGGACCTGCCCGCCAAGGCCACGGCGCTGGCGAGCCTGACCGACCTGCTGGGCCACCTGGGGGCTGTGGATAAGCCGTCGCTGGCCCTGGGCCTCGCCACGGTGGCGGTGGGCGCCGTGCTCAAGCGCCTGCTGCCGCGCTGGCCGACCCTGTTGATCACCCTGGCGCTGGGCAGCCTGCTGGTGTGGCTGTGGCCGGCGATGCTCGGCCATGTGCGGCTGGTCAGCGCGTTCACCGGCAGCCTGCCGCCGTTCAGTGCGCTGCCGCTGGATCTGGACCTGGTCCTGCGCCTGCTGCCCAGTGCGGTGGCGGTGGGCATGCTCGGGCTGGTCACCAGCCTGTCGATCGCCCGGTCCATCGCCGCCCGTTCGCAGCAGTTGCTCGACGCCAACCAGGAAGTCCGCGCCCAGGGGCTGTCGAACATCGTCGGCGCGTTCTTTTCCGGTTCGCTGTCCGCCGGGTCGTTCACCCGCTCCGGGCTGAGCTACGAGGCCGGCGCCTGCTCGCCGCTGGCCGGGGTGTTTTCGGCGGTGTGGGTGGCGCTGTTCGCACTGTTCGGCGCCGCGCTGATCGC
This Pseudomonas ekonensis DNA region includes the following protein-coding sequences:
- the choX gene encoding choline ABC transporter substrate-binding protein, with translation MVKLSTIVTVGLLALGSAQAWAEASCETVKMADPGWSDIAATNAITGFLLDGMGYKPKVDTLAVPITFGGLKDGQVDVFLGNWMPAQQGFYDKFVATGDVTQLAKNLDGTEFTLAVPDYVWDAGVHDFADLNKYADKFDKKIYGIGSGAPANISLQEMIKKDDFGMGQWKLIESSEQAMLAEVSRAVKKQKFVTFLGWTPHPMNVQLKMHYLKGGEKYFGDTGSVHTLTRKGYAEACPNVGRLLTNLSFTQQMENSIMAEVVNKKISNADAAKAWIKANPAVLEKWLDGVKTVDGKDALPAVRARL
- a CDS encoding SulP family inorganic anion transporter; its protein translation is MALPSRRSLLPFLTWLPRQTRASVGRDLIVGLSGAILALPQSVAYALIAGLPPEYGLYAAIVPVLIACLWGSSWHLICGPTAAISIVLYASVSPLAVPASQDYVTLILLLTFLAGIFQWLLGLLRFGALVNFVSHSVVLGFTLGAAVVIAVGQLPNLLGLDLPAKATALASLTDLLGHLGAVDKPSLALGLATVAVGAVLKRLLPRWPTLLITLALGSLLVWLWPAMLGHVRLVSAFTGSLPPFSALPLDLDLVLRLLPSAVAVGMLGLVTSLSIARSIAARSQQLLDANQEVRAQGLSNIVGAFFSGSLSAGSFTRSGLSYEAGACSPLAGVFSAVWVALFALFGAALIAHIPIPAMAGSILLIAWGLVDHRGIRALLRVSRAEFAVMALTCAATLLLELQTAIYAGVLASLFFYLKRTSQPRVQHWRDGEDDVLRVGGSIFFGASHYLQVRLQRLHGARVVIEAQQINFIDYSGVEMLHQEARRLLSQDRCLTLRRARPQVVEELLKLEGPQKCPIRFED